A section of the Kribbella sp. HUAS MG21 genome encodes:
- a CDS encoding PLP-dependent aminotransferase family protein produces the protein MRARYLPASTLTGLLDEWADGSGPAYRLLAERLRLLIADGRIMPGSRLPSERELTDALGVSRTTVASAYRELRDNGYLTSRRGSGSVTALPSKVEPELGRHHAPGIDTDGLYDFTCAAPSAVQGISTVVASAAADLPQHLATPGYHPQGLPVLRSEIAAAYCDRGLPTSADQIIVTAGALAATSIAVRAITQIGDRVLTESPTHPNSVDAIRRSGCRVVAVPMSPGGWDLPLLEATIRQTAPRAAWLVADFQNPTGFLMPAADRQRLARAFARSRTTAIVDETLLELSLDGQEMPPPFAAYDPDGVITVGSVSKSFWGGLRIGWMRVPEPLVARVLDARASMDLGAPVLEQLVVADLLRQRSTILPERRASLARRRDALAAAVAAELPSWRFRLPGGGLSLWCELPEPVGSSLVGVAQRNGALLVSGSRFSPDGGLESFIRLPFTLAEDELREGVQRVAASYASLTTGSPARRAGVMIA, from the coding sequence ATGCGCGCCCGGTATCTCCCCGCCAGCACTTTGACCGGCCTGCTCGACGAGTGGGCCGACGGCTCCGGTCCGGCGTACCGGCTGCTCGCCGAGCGGCTGCGGCTGCTGATCGCGGACGGCCGGATCATGCCCGGCTCGCGGCTGCCGAGCGAGCGGGAGCTGACGGACGCGCTCGGCGTCAGCCGGACGACGGTGGCGTCGGCGTACCGCGAACTGCGGGACAACGGGTACCTGACGAGCCGGCGGGGCTCGGGCAGCGTGACGGCACTGCCGTCGAAGGTCGAGCCGGAACTCGGGCGGCACCACGCGCCGGGGATCGACACCGACGGGCTGTACGACTTCACCTGCGCGGCGCCGTCCGCGGTCCAGGGGATCAGTACGGTGGTGGCGTCGGCCGCGGCCGACCTGCCGCAGCACCTGGCGACGCCCGGGTACCACCCGCAGGGTCTCCCGGTACTGCGCTCCGAGATCGCGGCGGCGTACTGCGATCGCGGGCTGCCGACGTCCGCGGACCAGATCATCGTCACCGCCGGGGCGCTGGCCGCGACGTCGATCGCGGTCCGGGCGATCACGCAGATCGGCGACCGGGTGCTCACCGAGAGCCCGACGCACCCGAACTCCGTGGACGCGATCCGGCGCAGCGGCTGCCGGGTGGTCGCCGTACCGATGTCGCCCGGGGGCTGGGACCTTCCGTTGCTGGAAGCAACCATTCGGCAGACGGCGCCGCGGGCGGCGTGGCTGGTGGCGGACTTCCAGAACCCGACCGGTTTTCTGATGCCGGCCGCGGACCGGCAGCGGCTGGCGCGGGCGTTCGCGCGGTCCCGGACGACGGCGATCGTCGACGAGACCTTGCTCGAGCTGTCGCTGGACGGGCAGGAGATGCCGCCGCCGTTCGCGGCGTACGACCCCGACGGGGTGATCACGGTCGGGTCGGTGAGCAAGTCGTTCTGGGGCGGGCTGCGGATCGGGTGGATGCGGGTGCCGGAGCCGCTGGTGGCGCGGGTCCTGGACGCGCGGGCGTCGATGGACCTCGGGGCGCCGGTGCTGGAGCAGCTGGTGGTCGCGGACCTGCTGCGGCAGCGGTCGACGATCCTGCCCGAACGCCGCGCCTCGCTCGCGCGCCGCCGGGACGCGCTGGCCGCGGCGGTCGCCGCCGAGCTGCCGTCGTGGCGGTTCCGGCTGCCGGGCGGCGGGTTGTCGCTGTGGTGCGAACTGCCGGAGCCTGTTGGGTCGAGTCTGGTCGGAGTGGCACAGCGGAACGGGGCGCTGCTGGTTTCCGGGTCCCGGTTCTCGCCCGACGGTGGTCTGGAGTCGTTCATCCGATTGCCGTTCACGCTCGCCGAGGACGAGCTGCGCGAGGGCGTGCAGCGCGTCGCCGCGTCGTACGCCTCCCTGACCACAGGCTCCCCCGCGCGGCGGGCTGGGGTGATGATCGCCTGA
- a CDS encoding MMPL family transporter has protein sequence MFSTLGRFVVHNPWKVIAAWVVAAVAVIAFAPTLADVTTKDQAALLPDKYESVQAQKLAADAFGQTNDATASIVVKRTAGGELTAADQAKVTELATKISGAKIERVTAAITGPQAVSPNKQVQIVSVGLKGMAEDQAVLDAVQKIRDVTGSTLSGSDLGYGVTGDAALLLDNQDAFENAFVVVGIATVVLIIGLLLVIYRSPVAAFLPILTVGLVSAIAPGLIALAAKAFDLQVTQDLQTILTVVLYGVGTDYILFLLFRYREGLRAGEQPKEALVNAVARVSEVIVSAAGAIIVAFSALLLAVFGGFKSLGPGLAIAVAVMAFAAITLIPAVVSLLGPKVFWPSKSWQKTPKGAMFKRFGTFTARRPAVVAAISGGVMVVLALGSLGMKVDYDAFSQLPDGTESARAIKDLQAGFPAGALNPTTVYVRSTDGTPLDPAELTTYAEKLGKVDGVGGVLPAGADGSLALLNKDKTVAQINVVLENAPYANASLDLVDGKLREVSHAEAPEGTTTLLGGVTSSYTDIRDANSRDLSVIFPVAGGLIAVILALLLRSLVAPLVLMLAVVLSFFSSIGATVFVFQGAAGHPGVTFSLPIMLYLFVVAIGTDYNILMIARLREEAERGTDPRTAADLAIEHGGPSVAAAGLILAGTFSSLMLAGMALLTEMGFSVAAGIVISAFVMSSFLVPSVIALLGTRAWWPRKLKNPSAAPEERKLEPVG, from the coding sequence GTGTTCAGCACACTCGGACGGTTCGTCGTCCACAACCCGTGGAAGGTGATCGCCGCGTGGGTGGTCGCGGCGGTGGCCGTGATCGCGTTCGCGCCGACGCTCGCGGACGTCACCACCAAGGACCAGGCGGCGCTGCTGCCCGACAAGTACGAGTCCGTGCAGGCGCAGAAGCTCGCCGCGGACGCGTTCGGGCAGACCAACGACGCGACTGCCAGCATCGTCGTCAAGCGCACCGCGGGCGGCGAACTGACCGCGGCCGACCAGGCCAAGGTCACCGAACTCGCGACCAAGATCTCCGGCGCCAAGATCGAGCGGGTCACCGCCGCGATCACCGGCCCGCAGGCGGTGTCGCCGAACAAGCAGGTGCAGATCGTCAGCGTCGGCCTGAAGGGCATGGCGGAGGACCAGGCGGTGCTCGACGCCGTCCAGAAGATCCGCGACGTCACCGGGTCCACGCTGAGCGGCAGCGACCTCGGGTACGGCGTGACCGGCGACGCGGCACTGCTGCTCGACAACCAGGACGCGTTCGAGAACGCGTTCGTGGTGGTCGGGATCGCGACCGTGGTGCTGATCATCGGCCTGCTGCTGGTGATCTACCGCAGCCCGGTGGCCGCGTTCCTGCCGATCCTGACCGTCGGTCTGGTGTCGGCGATCGCGCCCGGCCTGATCGCGCTCGCGGCGAAGGCCTTCGACCTGCAGGTCACCCAGGACCTGCAGACGATCCTGACCGTGGTGCTGTACGGCGTCGGCACCGACTACATCCTGTTCCTGCTGTTCCGGTACCGCGAAGGTCTGCGAGCCGGCGAGCAGCCGAAGGAAGCACTGGTGAACGCGGTCGCCCGGGTGTCCGAGGTGATCGTGTCCGCGGCCGGCGCCATCATCGTCGCGTTCAGCGCCCTGCTGCTCGCGGTGTTCGGCGGGTTCAAGAGCCTCGGCCCGGGCCTCGCGATCGCGGTCGCGGTGATGGCCTTCGCGGCGATCACGCTGATCCCGGCCGTCGTCTCGCTGCTCGGCCCGAAGGTGTTCTGGCCGTCGAAGTCCTGGCAGAAGACTCCGAAGGGCGCGATGTTCAAGCGCTTCGGCACCTTCACCGCGCGCCGCCCGGCCGTGGTCGCGGCGATCTCCGGCGGTGTGATGGTCGTACTCGCGCTCGGCTCGCTCGGGATGAAGGTCGACTACGACGCGTTCAGCCAGCTCCCGGACGGGACCGAGTCGGCGCGCGCGATCAAGGACCTGCAGGCGGGCTTCCCGGCAGGCGCGCTGAACCCGACGACCGTGTACGTGCGGAGCACCGACGGTACGCCTCTCGATCCCGCCGAACTCACGACGTACGCCGAGAAACTGGGCAAGGTCGACGGCGTCGGCGGAGTGCTCCCGGCGGGCGCGGACGGCAGCCTGGCGCTGCTGAACAAGGACAAGACCGTCGCCCAGATCAACGTCGTACTCGAGAACGCGCCGTACGCGAACGCCTCGCTGGACCTCGTCGACGGGAAGCTCCGTGAGGTCTCGCACGCGGAGGCTCCGGAGGGTACGACGACGTTGCTCGGCGGCGTGACCTCCAGCTACACCGACATCCGGGACGCGAACAGCCGGGACCTCTCGGTGATCTTCCCGGTCGCGGGCGGCCTGATCGCGGTGATCCTGGCGCTGCTGCTGCGGTCGCTGGTGGCGCCGCTGGTGCTGATGCTCGCGGTGGTGCTGAGCTTCTTCAGCTCAATCGGCGCGACCGTGTTCGTGTTCCAGGGCGCGGCCGGGCACCCGGGCGTGACGTTCTCGCTGCCGATCATGCTGTACCTGTTCGTCGTTGCCATCGGCACTGACTACAACATCCTGATGATCGCGCGACTGCGGGAGGAGGCCGAACGTGGGACCGACCCACGGACCGCGGCCGACCTGGCGATCGAGCACGGCGGCCCGTCGGTGGCCGCGGCCGGACTGATCCTGGCCGGCACGTTCTCGTCGCTGATGCTGGCGGGGATGGCGCTGCTCACCGAGATGGGGTTCTCGGTCGCGGCCGGCATCGTGATCTCGGCGTTCGTGATGTCGAGCTTCCTGGTGCCCAGCGTGATCGCCCTGCTCGGCACCCGCGCCTGGTGGCCGCGCAAGCTGAAGAACCCTTCGGCGGCTCCTGAGGAGCGCAAGCTCGAGCCCGTCGGATAA
- a CDS encoding helix-turn-helix domain-containing protein, with protein sequence MQHATSSRDTKTEIHRAAVQLFSTQGYEKTSLREIAEQVGITKASLYYHYSSKQQLLRAIVGTFLDDVFAVLRQVDDLPWSPETERELLGAYVDVVIEHRSTGPTLMRDIAAVLAAFGDDLDKLIAQSRRFQVWLAGPDPTPADRLRAAAAVEVVGAAMSAEIDPESSPDEIRAVLLDAASAILARRGKPVEE encoded by the coding sequence GTGCAGCACGCGACGAGTTCCCGGGACACGAAGACAGAGATCCATCGCGCCGCGGTGCAGTTGTTCTCGACACAGGGGTACGAGAAGACGAGCCTGCGCGAGATCGCCGAGCAGGTCGGGATCACCAAGGCGTCGCTGTACTACCACTACTCGTCGAAACAGCAGCTGCTGCGCGCGATCGTCGGGACCTTCCTCGACGACGTGTTCGCCGTACTGCGGCAGGTCGACGACCTCCCGTGGTCGCCGGAGACCGAGCGCGAGCTGCTCGGCGCCTACGTCGACGTGGTCATCGAGCACCGGTCGACCGGGCCGACGCTGATGCGCGACATCGCCGCCGTGCTGGCCGCGTTCGGGGACGACCTCGACAAGCTCATCGCGCAGTCGCGGCGGTTCCAGGTCTGGCTGGCCGGACCCGACCCGACCCCGGCCGACCGGCTGCGTGCGGCGGCCGCGGTCGAGGTCGTCGGCGCGGCGATGTCGGCCGAGATCGATCCCGAGAGCAGTCCCGACGAGATCCGGGCGGTCCTGCTGGACGCGGCGTCCGCGATCCTGGCGCGCCGGGGGAAGCCGGTGGAGGAGTGA
- a CDS encoding DUF1905 domain-containing protein, translating into MTGFRFTAPLWQHEGEGSWYFVTVPEEISDEITDLSEGRRNGFGSVRVAVTIGETTWQTSVFPTKTGTYLLPVKKPVRLAEQLTEGSPVETRLDLVDF; encoded by the coding sequence GTGACCGGGTTCCGCTTCACGGCGCCGCTGTGGCAGCACGAGGGCGAGGGCAGCTGGTACTTCGTCACGGTGCCGGAGGAGATCAGCGACGAGATCACGGACCTGAGCGAAGGCCGCCGGAACGGCTTCGGCTCGGTCCGGGTCGCGGTGACCATCGGCGAGACGACCTGGCAGACGTCGGTCTTCCCCACCAAGACCGGCACCTATCTCCTCCCCGTCAAGAAGCCGGTCCGCCTCGCCGAGCAACTCACCGAAGGCAGCCCCGTGGAAACCCGCCTGGACCTGGTCGACTTCTAG
- a CDS encoding cystathionine gamma-synthase produces the protein MNTEHHYGFETLAIHAGNEPDPTTGAVVPPIYATSTYKQDGVGGLRNGYEYSRSANPTRTALEECLAAIESGSRGFAFASGLAAEDTLIRSVCAPGDHVVFPDDAYGGTFRLFSRVLSNWGVEMTPAAVTHPEAIRAAIQPGKTKVVWLETPTNPLLNVADIAIVAQIAHDAGALLVVDNTFASAYLQQPLELGADVVVHSTTKYMGGHSDVVGGALIVRDSELADKIAFHQNAIGAVAGPFDSWLVLRGIKTLGVRMDRHSENAEKVVEFLQRHQSVSQVLYPGLDGHPGHETAAKQMKRFGGIVSFRVTGGEAQALDICNKAEVFTLGESLGGVESLIEHPGKMTHASVAGTPLEVPADLIRLSVGIETIDDLLLDLDRAMA, from the coding sequence GTGAACACGGAACACCACTACGGCTTCGAGACACTCGCCATCCACGCCGGGAACGAGCCCGACCCGACCACCGGTGCGGTGGTGCCGCCCATCTACGCCACCAGCACCTACAAGCAGGACGGCGTCGGCGGGCTGCGCAACGGCTACGAGTACTCGCGCTCGGCGAACCCGACCCGCACCGCGCTCGAGGAGTGCCTTGCCGCGATCGAGTCCGGCAGCCGCGGCTTCGCGTTCGCCAGCGGCCTGGCCGCCGAGGACACGCTGATCCGCTCGGTGTGCGCGCCGGGTGATCACGTGGTGTTCCCCGACGACGCGTACGGCGGCACGTTCCGGCTGTTCTCCCGCGTGCTGAGCAACTGGGGTGTCGAGATGACGCCCGCGGCGGTCACGCACCCGGAGGCGATCCGGGCCGCGATCCAGCCGGGCAAGACCAAGGTCGTCTGGCTGGAGACGCCGACCAACCCGCTGCTGAACGTCGCCGACATCGCCATCGTCGCCCAGATCGCGCACGACGCCGGCGCGCTGCTGGTGGTGGACAACACGTTCGCCTCCGCGTACCTGCAGCAGCCGCTGGAGCTCGGCGCGGACGTGGTCGTGCACTCGACGACGAAGTACATGGGCGGGCACTCCGACGTGGTCGGCGGCGCGCTGATCGTGCGGGACTCCGAGCTGGCGGACAAGATCGCCTTCCACCAGAACGCGATCGGCGCGGTCGCCGGGCCGTTCGACTCCTGGCTGGTACTGCGCGGCATCAAGACGCTCGGTGTCCGGATGGACCGGCACAGCGAGAACGCGGAGAAGGTCGTCGAGTTCCTGCAGCGGCACCAGTCGGTCAGCCAGGTGCTGTACCCGGGCCTCGACGGGCACCCGGGCCACGAGACCGCCGCCAAGCAGATGAAGCGGTTCGGCGGCATCGTCAGCTTCCGGGTCACCGGCGGTGAGGCGCAGGCGCTCGACATCTGCAACAAGGCCGAGGTCTTCACGCTCGGCGAGTCGCTCGGCGGCGTCGAGTCGCTGATCGAGCACCCCGGCAAGATGACGCACGCCTCGGTCGCCGGTACTCCGCTGGAGGTGCCGGCCGACCTGATCCGGCTGAGCGTCGGCATCGAGACGATCGACGACCTGCTGCTCGACCTCGATCGCGCGATGGCGTGA
- a CDS encoding glutamate mutase L: MSLVVAVDFGSTFTKAVAVDSGSGALVARAEHRTTIDTDVLDGWHACRAVLEAADRGVRNAEVLACSSAGGGLRIGVVGNEELVTAEAGKRVALSSGGRVVAVVSGGLTATSQKELRKDRPDVVLLLGGTDGGNAAVLLKAAETLAKYRWRKPVVVAGNIDARAEITEMLTASDVPHVLAENVVPEIGVFAPDSARAAIRDMFLRHVIGGKNLSRDPAFARMVRAATPDVVLRGVEVLAALHGDVAVVDIGGATTDVHSVIELDPEDANLGREVVATHPVTRTVEGDLGMRWSAVPVVEAGAKAGLVADLPGLHAAAVRRREDPSYLPDDAREASYDETLASVAATVALRRHAGRQRIVFGPGGRVIERSGKDLREVDLLVGSGGVLRHNPPEVAARILGAIGTNAQEEGWLVPQHAEVCVDTDYVLAAVGLLADDEPKAAEGLATHIHGTGRTGH; encoded by the coding sequence GTGAGCCTCGTGGTGGCGGTCGACTTCGGGTCGACCTTCACGAAGGCGGTGGCGGTGGATTCCGGCTCGGGCGCGCTGGTGGCCCGGGCCGAGCACCGGACGACGATCGACACCGACGTCCTGGACGGCTGGCACGCGTGCCGCGCCGTCCTCGAAGCGGCCGACCGGGGCGTGCGGAACGCCGAGGTACTGGCCTGCTCGAGTGCGGGCGGCGGCCTGCGGATCGGTGTCGTGGGCAACGAAGAGCTCGTCACCGCGGAGGCCGGGAAGCGGGTCGCGCTGTCCAGCGGCGGCCGGGTGGTGGCGGTCGTCAGCGGCGGGCTGACCGCGACCAGCCAGAAGGAACTGCGCAAGGACCGCCCGGACGTCGTCCTGCTGCTCGGCGGGACGGACGGCGGCAACGCGGCCGTGCTGCTGAAGGCCGCCGAGACGCTCGCGAAGTACCGGTGGCGGAAACCGGTCGTTGTCGCGGGCAACATCGACGCCCGCGCGGAAATCACGGAAATGCTCACCGCCTCCGACGTTCCGCACGTGCTGGCGGAAAACGTTGTACCGGAGATCGGCGTGTTCGCGCCGGACAGTGCCCGGGCCGCGATCCGGGACATGTTCCTGCGGCACGTGATCGGCGGGAAGAACCTGTCCCGGGACCCGGCCTTCGCGCGGATGGTCCGCGCCGCGACCCCGGACGTCGTACTGCGCGGCGTCGAGGTGCTCGCTGCTCTGCACGGCGACGTCGCGGTCGTGGACATCGGCGGCGCCACCACCGACGTGCACTCGGTGATCGAACTCGACCCCGAGGATGCGAACCTCGGCCGCGAGGTCGTCGCGACGCACCCGGTGACCCGGACCGTCGAGGGCGACCTCGGCATGCGCTGGAGCGCCGTACCCGTGGTCGAGGCTGGCGCCAAGGCCGGACTCGTCGCGGACCTGCCCGGCCTGCACGCCGCGGCGGTCCGTCGGCGCGAGGACCCGTCGTACCTCCCGGACGACGCGCGCGAGGCGTCGTACGACGAGACGCTGGCGAGTGTCGCGGCGACGGTCGCGCTGCGTCGGCACGCGGGACGGCAACGGATCGTGTTCGGCCCGGGCGGCCGGGTGATCGAGCGGTCCGGGAAGGACCTGCGCGAGGTCGACCTGCTGGTCGGATCCGGGGGAGTACTGCGGCACAACCCGCCGGAGGTCGCCGCGCGGATCCTGGGCGCCATCGGCACGAACGCGCAGGAGGAGGGCTGGCTCGTCCCGCAGCACGCCGAGGTGTGCGTCGACACGGACTACGTGCTCGCCGCGGTCGGCCTGCTCGCGGACGACGAGCCGAAGGCGGCCGAGGGACTGGCCACGCACATTCATGGAACGGGCCGCACCGGGCACTAG
- a CDS encoding AI-2E family transporter yields the protein MSETGRDEVPVQDRTVASDDASPVADNEVLENTSAPVVDEPGTTVKHGVTPAMEIASAWAWRFLVVVAAVLVIGYGMRYLSEVVVPVTVGVLLTALLIPVTNGLQKLRLPRGPAAGITVVATIVVVAGLLTLVGTQIAGQFEDLSNQVGEGVQRLREMARINFGLTDDDITELFRQVREQITTGGALGQQAAAVGTTATHVVAGLFISLFCLFFFLYQGEQIWSWLVRLFPRRAREKADSSGRKAWVSLTAFVRATVIVAAVDAIGISLGAAILGLPLVSAIGILVFVGAFVPVVGALVSGSVAVLVALVAKGPIVAIIMLAVVIGVQQLEAHVLQPFLLGRAVSVHPLAIILAIATGVVIAGIVGALVAVPTAAVLNTIVNHLAGNDVDPEPPRPLPRRRQQPATTD from the coding sequence ATGAGCGAGACGGGGCGGGACGAAGTACCGGTGCAGGACAGGACCGTGGCGTCCGACGACGCCAGTCCGGTCGCGGACAACGAAGTACTGGAGAACACCAGTGCGCCGGTGGTCGACGAGCCCGGGACGACCGTGAAGCACGGGGTGACGCCGGCGATGGAGATCGCCAGTGCGTGGGCCTGGCGGTTCCTGGTGGTCGTCGCCGCCGTCCTGGTGATCGGGTACGGGATGCGGTACCTGTCCGAGGTCGTGGTGCCGGTGACCGTCGGCGTCCTCCTCACCGCACTTCTCATCCCGGTGACCAACGGGCTGCAGAAGCTCCGCCTGCCGCGCGGACCGGCGGCGGGGATCACCGTGGTGGCGACGATCGTCGTGGTCGCCGGCCTGCTCACCCTCGTCGGGACGCAGATCGCCGGCCAGTTCGAGGATCTCTCCAACCAGGTCGGCGAAGGTGTGCAGAGACTGCGCGAAATGGCCCGGATCAACTTCGGCCTGACCGACGACGACATCACCGAGCTGTTCAGGCAGGTGCGCGAGCAGATCACCACCGGCGGCGCCCTCGGTCAGCAGGCGGCGGCTGTCGGTACGACGGCGACGCACGTGGTGGCGGGCCTGTTCATCTCGCTGTTCTGCCTGTTCTTCTTCCTGTACCAGGGGGAGCAGATCTGGTCGTGGCTGGTGCGGCTGTTCCCGCGCCGTGCCCGCGAGAAGGCGGACTCGTCCGGCCGGAAGGCCTGGGTCTCGCTGACCGCGTTCGTCCGCGCCACGGTCATCGTCGCCGCGGTCGACGCGATCGGCATCTCGCTCGGCGCCGCGATCCTCGGCCTGCCGCTGGTCAGCGCGATCGGCATCCTGGTGTTCGTCGGCGCGTTCGTCCCGGTCGTCGGCGCCCTGGTCAGCGGCTCGGTGGCCGTCCTGGTCGCCTTGGTTGCCAAGGGCCCCATCGTCGCGATCATCATGCTCGCGGTCGTGATCGGCGTACAGCAACTCGAGGCCCACGTCCTGCAGCCGTTCCTGCTCGGCCGCGCGGTCAGCGTGCACCCGCTCGCGATCATCCTGGCCATCGCCACCGGCGTCGTCATCGCGGGCATCGTCGGCGCCCTGGTAGCAGTCCCCACCGCCGCCGTCCTCAACACCATCGTCAACCACCTGGCCGGCAACGACGTCGACCCCGAACCCCCCAGACCCCTCCCCAGACGCCGCCAGCAACCAGCAACGACCGACTGA
- a CDS encoding MDR family MFS transporter, which yields MSTTEPAPAGGASATTDGGPTYLSHKQIMVVLGGLMAGMFLAALDQSIVGTALPQIVSEFNSLDKLSWVVTAYLLTSTASTPLWGKISDLYGRRPLFIAAIVTFLAGSVLSALAQNIEMLIGFRAVQGLGAGGLMSLAFATIGDVIPPRERGKYMGYFGAVFGLSSVAGPLLGGVLTDGPGWRWIFWINLPIGLVALGIVAAVLKLPHVKRSHKIDYLGAAVVTGAVTSLLLAVSWSGPENGWDNATTIALLAAAVALAVAFVFVELKVAEPIIPMDLFKGRIFSGYAGYAFLLGFAMFGALIFLPLYLQAVKDMSPTRSGLALLPMIVGIFSASIPSGQLMSKTGRYKIYPIVSAVLVGGAMVLLSTLSMSTPYWHLAIYMFVMGAGLGLSMQITVTAAQNSVPRQHMGSATSTMTFFRSMGGAIGTAVYGAVLTSRLKDHLTDIVPHATQQMVDGLAKAANSVEALHALKEPMKGWALHGLVDAMGDVFLVSLPFLAIALIIAVITPEQRLAGRDDAPKGDGDESLESSAAAAMH from the coding sequence ATGAGCACCACAGAGCCCGCCCCCGCCGGCGGCGCTTCAGCGACGACCGACGGCGGACCCACCTACCTGTCCCACAAGCAGATCATGGTCGTCCTCGGCGGACTGATGGCCGGCATGTTCCTCGCCGCCCTGGACCAGAGCATCGTGGGGACGGCGCTGCCGCAGATCGTCAGCGAGTTCAACAGCCTGGACAAGCTGTCCTGGGTGGTCACGGCGTACCTGCTGACCTCGACCGCCTCCACCCCGCTGTGGGGCAAGATCTCCGACCTCTACGGCCGCCGCCCGCTGTTCATCGCGGCGATCGTGACGTTCCTGGCCGGCTCGGTGCTGTCCGCGCTGGCGCAGAACATCGAGATGCTGATCGGCTTCCGCGCCGTCCAGGGTCTCGGCGCCGGCGGTCTGATGTCGCTCGCGTTCGCCACCATCGGCGACGTGATTCCGCCGCGCGAGCGCGGCAAGTACATGGGGTACTTCGGTGCCGTCTTCGGCCTGTCCTCGGTGGCCGGCCCGCTGCTCGGCGGGGTGCTGACCGACGGTCCGGGCTGGCGCTGGATCTTCTGGATCAACCTGCCGATCGGCCTGGTTGCGCTGGGCATCGTCGCCGCCGTGCTGAAGCTGCCGCACGTGAAGCGGTCGCACAAGATCGACTACCTCGGCGCCGCCGTGGTCACCGGAGCCGTCACCTCGCTGCTGCTCGCCGTCTCCTGGAGCGGCCCGGAGAACGGCTGGGACAACGCCACCACGATCGCGCTGCTGGCCGCGGCCGTCGCGCTGGCCGTCGCGTTCGTCTTCGTCGAGCTCAAGGTCGCCGAGCCGATCATCCCGATGGACCTGTTCAAGGGCCGGATCTTCTCCGGGTACGCCGGGTACGCGTTCCTGCTCGGCTTCGCGATGTTCGGCGCGCTGATCTTCCTGCCGCTGTACCTGCAGGCGGTGAAGGACATGTCGCCGACCCGCTCCGGCCTGGCGCTGCTGCCGATGATCGTCGGCATCTTCTCCGCCTCGATCCCGAGCGGCCAGCTGATGAGCAAGACCGGCCGGTACAAGATCTACCCGATCGTCTCCGCGGTGCTCGTCGGCGGCGCGATGGTGCTGCTGTCGACGCTCAGCATGAGTACGCCGTACTGGCACCTGGCGATCTACATGTTCGTGATGGGCGCCGGGCTGGGCCTGTCGATGCAGATCACCGTCACCGCCGCGCAGAACAGCGTGCCCCGGCAGCACATGGGCAGCGCGACCTCGACGATGACGTTCTTCCGCTCGATGGGCGGCGCGATCGGTACGGCGGTGTACGGCGCGGTGCTGACCAGCCGGCTGAAGGACCACCTGACCGACATCGTCCCGCACGCCACCCAGCAGATGGTCGACGGGCTGGCCAAGGCGGCGAACAGCGTCGAGGCGCTGCACGCGCTGAAGGAGCCGATGAAGGGCTGGGCGCTGCACGGCCTGGTCGACGCCATGGGCGACGTGTTCCTGGTCTCGCTGCCGTTCCTGGCGATCGCGCTGATCATCGCGGTGATCACCCCGGAGCAGCGGCTCGCCGGGCGCGACGACGCCCCGAAGGGCGACGGCGACGAGTCGCTGGAGTCGTCGGCCGCGGCCGCCATGCACTAA
- a CDS encoding MarR family transcriptional regulator: MQVNDAYVPQTPIEGVMHAFTRIGRRLKAKQPGDTLDHSAHVVLFALRCNGALRLSDLAARLELDASTTSRHVRSLEQLGMVRRSPDPADGRAFRVELTEQGVEQWEAGARHRMELLSAAMEGWSEEDVQTFERLMTRFADGVAALTEAPSSAAWADKGWAAVAPRLRRPAAPEERSTDQTSTADGDPANREHTDNNLESTR; encoded by the coding sequence ATGCAAGTAAACGACGCGTACGTTCCACAGACCCCGATCGAGGGTGTGATGCACGCGTTCACCCGGATCGGCCGCCGGCTGAAGGCCAAGCAGCCCGGCGACACGCTCGACCACAGTGCGCACGTCGTACTGTTCGCGCTCCGCTGCAACGGCGCGCTGCGGCTGTCCGACCTCGCCGCGCGACTCGAGCTCGACGCCTCCACCACGAGCCGGCACGTCCGGTCCCTGGAGCAGCTCGGCATGGTCCGCCGCTCCCCCGACCCCGCCGACGGCCGCGCCTTCCGCGTCGAGCTCACCGAGCAGGGCGTCGAGCAGTGGGAAGCCGGCGCCCGGCACCGGATGGAGCTGCTCAGCGCCGCCATGGAGGGCTGGTCCGAGGAGGACGTGCAGACCTTCGAGCGGCTGATGACCCGCTTCGCGGACGGCGTCGCCGCGCTGACCGAAGCCCCCAGCAGCGCCGCCTGGGCCGACAAGGGCTGGGCCGCCGTCGCACCGCGACTGCGCCGGCCCGCCGCCCCGGAGGAGCGCAGTACAGACCAGACCTCCACGGCCGACGGTGACCCCGCCAACCGTGAGCACACCGACAACAACCTGGAGAGCACCAGATGA